One Solanum lycopersicum chromosome 2, SLM_r2.1 genomic region harbors:
- the LOC101243757 gene encoding large ribosomal subunit protein uL23 isoform X1: MVTAIATPAAIVCSSRRKDQIFSYSASITRATFSLAFVSFNKSSSSVNLCSFLGKFHQTSDEMLTSFSARGSQFLCPVICEVDGCKEGDAKKQRVAYAITVKSDETTNRRVLDIQNSVSSERKKMLKVERNPKRLNNSVSQRNKLECYQVIQYPLKTESTMGNILRHNTLVFVVHKDADKKSIRDAVKKLFKIELKKVNTSIMPDGTKKAYVMLTPNHSALDVAKKIKAI, translated from the exons ATGGTTACTGCAATAGCCACTCCGGCGGCTATTGTTTGTTCCAGCCGGCGTAAGGATCAAATATTCAGTTACTCAGCATCAATCACCAGGGCTACGTTTTCTTTGGCTTTTGTTTCCTTTAATAAGTCGTCTTCTTCTGTGAACCTCTGTTCTTTTCTCGGCAAGTTCCATCAGACCAGCGAT GAAATGTTGACAAGCTTCAGTGCTAGAGGTTCTCAGTTTCTGTGTCCTGTAATTTGTGAAGTTGACGGTTGCAAAGAGGGAGATGCCAAGAAACAAAGGGTAGCATATGCCATTACAGTGAAATCGGATGAAACAACCAATAGGCGTGTATTAGATATCCAAAATTCAGTCTCATCTGAACGGAAGAAGATGTTGAAAGTGGAGAGAAATCCCAAGCGTCTCAACAATAGTGTGTCACAGAGGAACAAACTTGAATGTTACCAGGTCATCCAATATCCTCTGAAAACTGAGTCTACTATGGGGAATATATTACGTCATAATACTTTGGTTTTTGTTGTTCACAAAGATGCTGACAAGAAGAGCATAAGGGATGCTGTAAAGAAACTGTTTAAGATTGAATTGAAGAAAGTAAATACATCAATCATGCCTGACGGGACGAAGAAAGCATATGTTATGCTGACACCAAACCATAGTGCATTAGATGTggcaaaaaaaatcaaagccATTTAA
- the LOC101243757 gene encoding large ribosomal subunit protein uL23 isoform X2: protein MEMAFDLCYTIPHINVGSITFKEMLTSFSARGSQFLCPVICEVDGCKEGDAKKQRVAYAITVKSDETTNRRVLDIQNSVSSERKKMLKVERNPKRLNNSVSQRNKLECYQVIQYPLKTESTMGNILRHNTLVFVVHKDADKKSIRDAVKKLFKIELKKVNTSIMPDGTKKAYVMLTPNHSALDVAKKIKAI, encoded by the exons ATGGAAATGGCCTTTGATCTATGTTATACAATCCCTCATATTAATGTTGGCAGCATCACTTTCAAG GAAATGTTGACAAGCTTCAGTGCTAGAGGTTCTCAGTTTCTGTGTCCTGTAATTTGTGAAGTTGACGGTTGCAAAGAGGGAGATGCCAAGAAACAAAGGGTAGCATATGCCATTACAGTGAAATCGGATGAAACAACCAATAGGCGTGTATTAGATATCCAAAATTCAGTCTCATCTGAACGGAAGAAGATGTTGAAAGTGGAGAGAAATCCCAAGCGTCTCAACAATAGTGTGTCACAGAGGAACAAACTTGAATGTTACCAGGTCATCCAATATCCTCTGAAAACTGAGTCTACTATGGGGAATATATTACGTCATAATACTTTGGTTTTTGTTGTTCACAAAGATGCTGACAAGAAGAGCATAAGGGATGCTGTAAAGAAACTGTTTAAGATTGAATTGAAGAAAGTAAATACATCAATCATGCCTGACGGGACGAAGAAAGCATATGTTATGCTGACACCAAACCATAGTGCATTAGATGTggcaaaaaaaatcaaagccATTTAA
- the LOC101244049 gene encoding growth-regulating factor 1-like isoform X1 yields the protein MDFGGLMTMETAQQSETSNGSGQLKQQRSDDNIWRPSKVPKPADDLSAYCKQQGPTSTLFMRSDSPNDGRGHSTMLSFSSNKSEEIPFLSTNNVSAQDSSTNLPFPLFDSGSYNTRAASACSAYASGGSNENTPGSFSRFRGPFTPSQWMELEHQALIYKHFVANIPVPHHLLIPIKKSVNPYAFSGLSAVPYASSNWGWGTFHLGFAGNTDPEPGRCRRTDGKKWRCSREAVPDQKYCERHINRGRHRSRKHVEVQNGHAVSGSTTSKVASVAPSSSATVISSSGTLLNSGGASNSLGTVQQQLNSLQPSAANPNTEQLVNRMLGHRGASVISPTICVKPKDSAISVQKQHNGVELSSLTDFGLVSSDSLLNPSQRNSFVNPKNPIAFLNFNDQERSEQHPVHHFIDGWAKEQSSRASTCWPDQLKDWTQLSMSIPMTASDFASSSSSPRQEKLTLSPLRVSCNVDPIQMGLGMTSSCGEPMQKTASWVPVCWEHSLGGPLGEVLNSTAGNSGDGKSVSALNLGTEVWDNSPSFGSSPTGVLQKTTFVSLSNSSSGSSPRGDSKKVHDGIGMCDEVIGLTVASSVCIPSMEVSCLIKNKH from the exons ATGGATTTTGGAGGGTTGATGACAATGGAAACTGCCCAACAATCTGAGACTAGTAATGGATCTGGGCAACTGAAACAACAGAGATCTGATGACAATATTTGGAGGCCTTCTAAAGTCCCTAAACCTGCAGATGACTTGTCTGCTTATTGTAAACAGCAAGGCCCTACTTCTACTTTGTTTATGAGATCTGATTCCCCAAATGATGGACGTGGTCACTCTACTATGCTCAGTTTTTCATCTAATAAGTCTGAAGAAATCCCTTTTCTTTCTACTAATAATGTTTCTGCCCAGGACTCATCTACGAATCTTCCTTTCCCATTGTTTGATTCTGGATCCTACAACACCAGAGCTGCTTCAG CTTGTTCAGCTTATGCTTCTGGAGGGTCAAATGAAAACACGCCTGGCTCTTTCTCCAGGTTCAGAGGTCCATTCACTCCTTCACAATGGATGGAGCTGGAACATCAGGCTTTGATCTACAAGCATTTCGTGGCAAATATCCCCGTTCCTCACCACTTGCTTATTCCTATCAAGAAGTCTGTGAACCCATATGCATTTTCTGGCTTGTCAGCTGTTCCCTATGCCTCCTCCAATT GGGGATGGGGTACTTTCCATCTAGGTTTCGCTGGCAACACTGATCCTGAGCCTGGTAGGTGTCGTCGAACAGATGGAAAGAAATGGCGGTGCTCTCGAGAAGCTGTCCCTGATCAGAAGTACTGTGAAAGACACATAAATAGAGGCCGTCATCGTTCAAGAAAGCATGTGGAAGTACAGAATGGCCATGCTGTCTCTGGATCCACCACTTCAAAGGTGGCATCGGTTGCACCCTCTTCATCAGCGACGGTGATATCCAGCAGCGGCACCCTCCTCAATAGCGGCGGCGCATCCAACAGCCTTGGTACTGTTCAGCAGCAATTAAATAGCTTGCAGCCCAGCGCTGCCAATCCTAACACTGAGCAGCTTGTTAACAG AATGCTAGGTCATAGAGGTGCCTCTGTGATATCTCCAACAATTTGTGTGAAGCCCAAGGACTCAGCTATTTCAGTTCAAAAGCAACATAATGGAGTTGAACTATCCTCGCTGACCGATTTTGGACTAGTTTCATCGGATTCCCTTCTTAATCCTTCGCAAAGAAATTCCTTTGTAAATCCTAAGAATCCTATTGCTTTCCTAAATTTCAATGACCAAGAACGAAGTGAACAACATCCAGTTCACCATTTTATTGATGGATGGGCCAAGGAACAGTCGTCCCGGGCCTCTACATGTTGGCCAGATCAACTGAAAGACTGGACTCAACTGTCCATGTCCATTCCCATGACTGCCTCTGATTTCGCATCATCTTCAAGTTCTCCTCGGCAAGAGAAGCTCACGCTTTCCCCTTTAAGGGTATCTTGTAATGTTGATCCCATCCAAATGGGCTTAGGAATGACAAGTAGCTGTGGCGAACCTATGCAAAAGACAGCTAGTTGGGTACCAGTATGCTGGGAACATTCACTTGGTGGTCCATTAGGAGAAGTCCTGAATAGTACTGCAGGTAATTCCGGAGATGGCAAAAGTGTCTCAGCTTTGAACCTGGGAACTGAGGTTTGGGATAACAGTCCTTCATTTGGATCATCTCCCACAGGTGTTCTGCAGAAGACGACCTTTGTTTCACTCTCAAACAGCAGTTCAGGGAGTAGTCCACGAGGCGACAGCAAGAAGGTTCATGATGGTATTGGCATGTGTGATGAGGTGATCGGTTTAACAGTGGCGAGTTCTGTGTGTATTCCTTCAATGGAAGTCTCGTGTTTGATTAAGAACAAACACTAG
- the LOC101244049 gene encoding growth-regulating factor 2-like isoform X2, which yields MDFGGLMTMETAQQSETSNGSGQLKQQRSDDNIWRPSKVPKPADDLSAYCKQQGPTSTLFMRSDSPNDGRGHSTMLSFSSNKSEEIPFLSTNNVSAQDSSTNLPFPLFDSGSYNTRAASAYASGGSNENTPGSFSRFRGPFTPSQWMELEHQALIYKHFVANIPVPHHLLIPIKKSVNPYAFSGLSAVPYASSNWGWGTFHLGFAGNTDPEPGRCRRTDGKKWRCSREAVPDQKYCERHINRGRHRSRKHVEVQNGHAVSGSTTSKVASVAPSSSATVISSSGTLLNSGGASNSLGTVQQQLNSLQPSAANPNTEQLVNRMLGHRGASVISPTICVKPKDSAISVQKQHNGVELSSLTDFGLVSSDSLLNPSQRNSFVNPKNPIAFLNFNDQERSEQHPVHHFIDGWAKEQSSRASTCWPDQLKDWTQLSMSIPMTASDFASSSSSPRQEKLTLSPLRVSCNVDPIQMGLGMTSSCGEPMQKTASWVPVCWEHSLGGPLGEVLNSTAGNSGDGKSVSALNLGTEVWDNSPSFGSSPTGVLQKTTFVSLSNSSSGSSPRGDSKKVHDGIGMCDEVIGLTVASSVCIPSMEVSCLIKNKH from the exons ATGGATTTTGGAGGGTTGATGACAATGGAAACTGCCCAACAATCTGAGACTAGTAATGGATCTGGGCAACTGAAACAACAGAGATCTGATGACAATATTTGGAGGCCTTCTAAAGTCCCTAAACCTGCAGATGACTTGTCTGCTTATTGTAAACAGCAAGGCCCTACTTCTACTTTGTTTATGAGATCTGATTCCCCAAATGATGGACGTGGTCACTCTACTATGCTCAGTTTTTCATCTAATAAGTCTGAAGAAATCCCTTTTCTTTCTACTAATAATGTTTCTGCCCAGGACTCATCTACGAATCTTCCTTTCCCATTGTTTGATTCTGGATCCTACAACACCAGAGCTGCTTCAG CTTATGCTTCTGGAGGGTCAAATGAAAACACGCCTGGCTCTTTCTCCAGGTTCAGAGGTCCATTCACTCCTTCACAATGGATGGAGCTGGAACATCAGGCTTTGATCTACAAGCATTTCGTGGCAAATATCCCCGTTCCTCACCACTTGCTTATTCCTATCAAGAAGTCTGTGAACCCATATGCATTTTCTGGCTTGTCAGCTGTTCCCTATGCCTCCTCCAATT GGGGATGGGGTACTTTCCATCTAGGTTTCGCTGGCAACACTGATCCTGAGCCTGGTAGGTGTCGTCGAACAGATGGAAAGAAATGGCGGTGCTCTCGAGAAGCTGTCCCTGATCAGAAGTACTGTGAAAGACACATAAATAGAGGCCGTCATCGTTCAAGAAAGCATGTGGAAGTACAGAATGGCCATGCTGTCTCTGGATCCACCACTTCAAAGGTGGCATCGGTTGCACCCTCTTCATCAGCGACGGTGATATCCAGCAGCGGCACCCTCCTCAATAGCGGCGGCGCATCCAACAGCCTTGGTACTGTTCAGCAGCAATTAAATAGCTTGCAGCCCAGCGCTGCCAATCCTAACACTGAGCAGCTTGTTAACAG AATGCTAGGTCATAGAGGTGCCTCTGTGATATCTCCAACAATTTGTGTGAAGCCCAAGGACTCAGCTATTTCAGTTCAAAAGCAACATAATGGAGTTGAACTATCCTCGCTGACCGATTTTGGACTAGTTTCATCGGATTCCCTTCTTAATCCTTCGCAAAGAAATTCCTTTGTAAATCCTAAGAATCCTATTGCTTTCCTAAATTTCAATGACCAAGAACGAAGTGAACAACATCCAGTTCACCATTTTATTGATGGATGGGCCAAGGAACAGTCGTCCCGGGCCTCTACATGTTGGCCAGATCAACTGAAAGACTGGACTCAACTGTCCATGTCCATTCCCATGACTGCCTCTGATTTCGCATCATCTTCAAGTTCTCCTCGGCAAGAGAAGCTCACGCTTTCCCCTTTAAGGGTATCTTGTAATGTTGATCCCATCCAAATGGGCTTAGGAATGACAAGTAGCTGTGGCGAACCTATGCAAAAGACAGCTAGTTGGGTACCAGTATGCTGGGAACATTCACTTGGTGGTCCATTAGGAGAAGTCCTGAATAGTACTGCAGGTAATTCCGGAGATGGCAAAAGTGTCTCAGCTTTGAACCTGGGAACTGAGGTTTGGGATAACAGTCCTTCATTTGGATCATCTCCCACAGGTGTTCTGCAGAAGACGACCTTTGTTTCACTCTCAAACAGCAGTTCAGGGAGTAGTCCACGAGGCGACAGCAAGAAGGTTCATGATGGTATTGGCATGTGTGATGAGGTGATCGGTTTAACAGTGGCGAGTTCTGTGTGTATTCCTTCAATGGAAGTCTCGTGTTTGATTAAGAACAAACACTAG